Proteins from a genomic interval of Maylandia zebra isolate NMK-2024a linkage group LG15, Mzebra_GT3a, whole genome shotgun sequence:
- the cavin2b gene encoding caveolae-associated protein 2b: protein MVTTETHQCQDLLVPSQDQDQVDPENQQEDPASPSSLMAGLDPEKMSQGPVNAITVLTLLDKLVNMLDAVQENQHKMEVHQVEMEGVVKGIQADMTKLSKSQSFTSNTVSKLLDKSRKLSVTMKEIRDKMERQGMQVKKLEANHAHLINRNNFKVLIFQEENEIPSSVFVKDPPPYPRDEILEEGEEVEPGSLDGNRSQEGGLQTIDLSSDEDVGLEAEVEDEEAWPQDLENMEKSRAEKLKRSSLKKVDSLKKAFSRQNIEKKMTRIGTKIVSAEQREKIKQKTASLKVSPLSFHMRKPRSNSESQLPEASAPTGETLTTEANIQLSPLGSTEQEVSFTEVHAQLAPTEQQQEEEVKEEEKEEEKQEEKEEETEVVKEQQTSVVVEADVSVVSEGVGEEYALSSTLPKEEKGEEEKVDES, encoded by the exons ATGGTAACCACGGAAACCCACCAGTGCCAGGACCTGCTGGTCCCCTCTCAGGACCAGGACCAGGTAGACCCCGAGAACCAGCAGGAGGACCCGGCCTCGCCCTCTTCTCTCATGGCGGGACTGGACCCGGAGAAGATGAGTCAGGGTCCCGTCAACGCCATCACAGTCCTCACGCTGCTGGATAAGCTGGTCAACATGCTGGATGCCGTGCAGGAGAACCAGCACAAGATGGAG GTGCACCAGGTGGAGATGGAGGGCGTCGTCAAGGGAATCCAGGCTGACATGACCAAACTGTCCAAAAGTCAAAGTTTCACGTCGAACACAGTCAGCAAACTGCTGGACAAAAGCCGCAAGCTGTCCGTCACTATGAAAGAG ATTCGTGATAAGATGGAGCGTCAGGGCATGCAGGTGAAGAAGCTGGAGGCCAACCACGCCCACTTGATCAACAGGAACAACTTCAAAGTCCTCATCTTCCAG GAGGAGAACGAGATCCCCTCCAGTGTTTTTGTGAAGGATCCTCCTCCATACCCTCGGGATGAGATTTTGGAGGAAGGTGAGGAAGTGGAGCCGGGCAGCTTGGATGGCAACCGTTCCCAGGAGGGCGGGCTCCAGACTATCGACCTATCATCTGATGAGGACGTTGGGCTGGAGGCAGAGGTAGAAGACGAGGAGGCATGGCCTCAAGATTTGGAGAACATGGAGAAGTCCAGAGCTGAGAAACTGAAACGATCCAGCCTGAAGAAG GTGGACAGTCTAAAGAAGGCGTTCTCCAGGCAGAACATCGAGAAGAAGATGACAAGGATCGGAACGAAGATCGTTTCTGCCGAACAAAGAGAGAAGATCAAGCAAAAGACTGCCAGCCTGAAGGTTTCACCTTTGAGCTTCCACATGAGGAAG CCTCGCAGCAACTCTGAATCTCAGCTTCCAGAGGCCTCTGCTCCAACTGGGGAGACACTTACTACTGAGGCTAACATCCAGCTCTCCCCACTGGGCAGCACTGAGCAGGAGGTCTCCTTCACAGAAGTTCATGCCCAGCTGGCCCCAAccgagcagcagcaggaggaggaagtgaaagaggaggagaaggaagaggagaaacaagaggagaaggaagaggagaCAGAGGTGGTGAAAGAGCAGCAGACGTCAGTTGTGGTGGAGGCTGATGTGTCGGTGGTTTCGGAGGGAGTTGGAGAGGAGTATGCTCTATCCTCCACCCTCCCTAAGGAGGagaaaggagaggaggagaaggtggATGAATCCTAA